The following coding sequences are from one Capsicum annuum cultivar UCD-10X-F1 chromosome 3, UCD10Xv1.1, whole genome shotgun sequence window:
- the LOC107863850 gene encoding phospholipase A1-Igamma2, chloroplastic, which translates to MASLSNSILTFRTTTPYQHEDTTTFRLVDSFLSSSYFPNRVKLSTRTPSLSSKTSRSFTSIINEFEEGKGNKPVDQLEESKSTTTTTKIQESELADRWLEIHGQDDWVGMLDPMESLLRNELIRYGEMAQACYDAFDFDPYSKYCGSCKFPRRKFFDGLGMTDYGYDITRYLYATSNINLPNFFKQSRWPKVWSKNANWIGYVAVSNDEMSKRLGRRDITIAWRGTVTRLEWIADLMDYLRPINSDNIPCPDPHAKVESGFLDLYTDKDEKCRYCKFSAREQILTEVKRLVEMYSDEKISITVTGHSLGSALAILSAYDIVETGLNVRADASVAPICVFSFSGPRVGNIRFKERIEKLGVKVLRVVNVHDIVPKSPGLVLNEHSPSMVMKICEGLPWSYSHVGVELALDHKNSPFLKPTNDLVCAHNLEAHLHLLDGYHGKGRRFVLSKGRDIALVNKACDFLKDHYCVPPNWRQDENKGMIRDKDGRWIQPERPRLDDHPPDIHHYLKHLGL; encoded by the exons ATGGCTTCTCTCAGTAACTCAATTCTTACATTCCGAACAACTACACCCTATCAGCACGAAGATACAACTACTTTTAGACTGGTCGATTCATTTCTTTCGTCATCATATTTTCCTAATAGAGTCAAGTTGTCAACAAGAACACCTTCCTTGTCCTCAAAAACTAGTCGATCTTTCACATCTATCATCAATGAGTTTGAAGAAGGAAAAGGTAACAAACCCGTTGATCAATTAGAAGAAAGTAAAAGTACTACTACGACgacaaaaattcaagaatcaGAACTAGCTGATCGATGGCTAGAAATTCACGGTCAAGATGATTGGGTAGGGATGCTTGATCCAATGGAGTCACTTTTACGTAACGAATTAATTAGATATGGAGAAATGGCTCAAGCTTGTTACGATGCTTTTGATTTTGATCCATATTCTAAGTATTGTGGGAGTTGCAAATTTCCAAGGCGCAAGTTTTTTGATGGCCTAGGCATGACCGACTATGGCTACGATATCACACGTTACCTATATGCAACTTCAAATATTAACTTGCCAAATTTCTTCAAGCAATCGCGTTGGCCTAAG GTATGGAGTAAAAATGCAAATTGGATCGGTTATGTGGCAGTTTCTAATGACGAAATGTCGAAACGCTTGGGGCGCCGTGACATAACAATAGCATGGAGAGGTACTGTGACTCGTTTGGAATGGATTGCTGATTTAATGGACTACCTCCGTCCGATTAACTCAGACAATATACCTTGCCCTGATCCTCATGCCAAGGTGGAATCTGGGTTTCTTGATCTTTACACTGACAAAGACGAGAAGTGCAG GTACTGCAAATTTTCAGCAAGAGAACAGATACTAACGGAAGTGAAAAGATTGGTAGAAATGTACTCGGATGAGAAAATAAGCATAACGGTTACCGGACACAGCTTAGGCAGTGCACTAGCAATATTAAGTGCATATGACATCGTGGAAACGGGATTAAATGTAAGAGCGGATGCAAGTGTTGCGCCTATTTGTGTTTTCTCATTTTCAGGGCCAAGAGTGGGTAACATAAGGTTCAAAGAAAGAATTGAAAAGTTAGGTGTGAAAGTGTTGAGAGTTGTGAATGTTCATGACATTGTGCCAAAGTCACCAGGATTAGTGTTGAATGAGCACTCACCGTCTATGGTTATGAAAATATGTGAAGGGCTGCCATGGAGTTATTCGCATGTTGGTGTGGAGTTGGCGTTGGATCATAAGAACTCCCCTTTCTTGAAACCAACTAATGATCTTGTTTGTGCTCATAATTTGGAGGCTCATTTGCATTTGCTTGACGG ATATCATGGTAAAGGGAGAAGGTTCGTGCTATCTAAGGGAAGGGACATAGCATTAGTGAACAAAGCATGTGATTTCTTGAAAGATCATTATTGTGTTCCCCCTAATTGGAGACAAGATGAGAACAAAGGCATGATTAGAGACAAGGATGGCCGTTGGATTCAGCCTGAACGTCCTAGACTTGATGATCACCCTCCTGATATTCACCATTACCTCAAACATTTAGGCCTTTAG